A part of Tiliqua scincoides isolate rTilSci1 chromosome 13, rTilSci1.hap2, whole genome shotgun sequence genomic DNA contains:
- the WFIKKN1 gene encoding WAP, Kazal, immunoglobulin, Kunitz and NTR domain-containing protein 1 encodes MLPSLILSLLSVLAEGASLQPIRMSHLGVCPNQLNPNLWVDAQSTCERECHADQDCEGFEKCCTNVCGLRSCVAARYADGSLSSLEMVQEATCESFVCTQQGSDCDIWDGQPVCKCKDRCEKEPNFTCASDGLTYYNKCYMDAEACIRGISLAVVPCKYIFTWPNTSPVPLETTAHPTPGASAKIPIPPALYNNPFHQSVYVGGTVSFHCDVSGCPRPDITWEKQSDRQENFIMRPDQMYGNVVVTNIGQLVIYNAQPEDAGIYTCTARNSAGLLRADFPLSVIKREHSRGEPRAPSTPQLPAGECLKEPDKQECEAYQVRWHFDSKKGSCSTFRYGGCGGNQNHFDTYEECQLACINNAVNLCTLPMVQGPCTNWEPRWAYNHLMKQCHSFIYGGCEGNENNFDSKESCEDACPFPKTSQCKACRLKSKMVPNLCRSDFAIVGRLMEIVEDQDSGIARFALDDVLKDEKMGLRFFNIKYLEVTLTDMDWNCPCPNMTAEDGPLIIMGEVHDGMAVLDPNSYIRAANDKRVKKIHELLEKKTCELLTRFQD; translated from the coding sequence gATTGCGAAggctttgagaaatgctgcacgaACGTCTGTGGCCTGCGGAGCTGCGTGGCTGCCCGCTATGCCGACGGGAGCCTCTCCTCCTTGGAGATGGTGCAGGAGGCCACCTGCGAGAGCTTTGTGTGCACGCAGCAGGGCTCAGACTGTGACATCTGGGACGGGCAGCCTGTCTGCAAGTGCAAGGACAGGTGTGAGAAGGAGCCCAACTTCACCTGTGCCTCTGACGGACTCACCTACTACAACAAATGCTACATGGACGCCGAGGCCTGCATCCGGGGCATCAGCCTCGCCGTGGTGCCATGCAAGTACATCTTCACCTGGCCCAACACCAGTCCGGTGCCACTGGAGACCACGGCACACCCAACCCCAGGAGCGTCTGCCAAAATACCCATCCCACCAGCGCTCTATAACAACCCCTTTCACCAGTCTGTCTACGTGGGTGGCACCGTCAGCTTCCACTGCGACGTCAGCGGGTGCCCACGCCCCGACATCACGTGGGAGAAGCAGAGCGACCGCCAGGAAAATTTCATCATGCGGCCTGACCAGATGTACGGCAACGTGGTAGTCACCAACATCGGGCAGCTGGTCATCTACAACGCCCAGCCGGAGGATGCGGGTATCTACACTTGCACAGCCAGGAACTCCGCCGGTCTCTTGCGAGCAGACTTTCCCCTCTCGGTCATCAAGAGGGAGCACTCCAGAGGGGAACCGAGGGCACCCAGCACCCCACAGCTCCCAGCTGGTGAGTGCCTGAAGGAACCCGATAAACAGGAGTGCGAGGCCTACCAAGTCCGCTGGCATTTTGATTCAAAGAAAGGTTCCTGCAGCACCTTCCGTTACGGCGGCTGCGGGGGCAACCAGAACCACTTTGACACCTACGAAGAGTGCCAATTGGCCTGCATCAATAACGCGGTCAACCTGTGCACTCTTCCCATGGTGCAGGGGCCTTGCACAAATTGGGAGCCCCGCTGGGCCTACAACCACCTGATGAAGCAGTGCCATTCTTTCATCTACGGGGGCTGCGAGGGCAACGAGAACAACTTTGACAGCAAAGAGAGCTGCGAGGAcgcctgccccttccccaagacctcccagtgcaAAGCGTGCCGCCTAAAAAGCAAGATGGTGCCCAATCTCTGTCGCAGCGACTTTGCCATCGTGGGGCGGCTCATGGAGATCGTGGAGGACCAGGACTCCGGCATCGCTCGCTTCGCTCTGGACGACGTCCTGAAGGACGAGAAGATGGGCCTCCGGTTCTTCAACATCAAGTACCTGGAGGTGACCTTGACGGACATGGACTGGAACTGCCCCTGCCCCAACATGACCGCTGAGGACGGGCCCCTCATCATCATGGGCGAAGTGCACGATGGCATGGCAGTCCTCGACCCCAACAGTTATATCCGGGCTGCCAATGACAAGCGGGTCAAAAAGATCCACGAACTGCTGGAGAAGAAAACCTGTGAGCTCCTCACCCGCTTCCAGGACTAG